The nucleotide sequence GTTTAGGCTTGTCTGTTACTCtatcttatttttaaataaaaaaccttAGTTTTTATAGAAATAATTGCTTTTAAGAGTTATTCAATGGTTTGtactttgttgtaatttttgtCTGAAAGCTTGTAAATCTAAGGAAAAAAAGTGTCTTGAAGTGCATCTAAATTGAGAAGCATTGTTAGAtactttttctataaaaatatgtgatttattatatatcataaaaaaaaaaaatttggttttcttAAAATCGTttaaaaataatctctaaatcaaatgtataataaatagttaatgcctaaacaaaatatattatctaTCTTTAAACTTTGCAGGTAGTAACAAAgtatccatggtgaagaaggcTAAAAAATACCCAATGGCACAATCTGAAGCTGTTAATGAGAGAGCCAATAATGAGAATCCTTTTTTTGAAGTTACAATGTCCCATACTTACACCAATGGCTATTTGTTGGTAAGTTTGCTATACAAAGTATCTAATAATTTTAGCTTTAATTAATATCTCTAATAAACCATTATTTGAAACAGTGGTTACCACGTGAGTTTTCAAGAGAACACTTGGAAAATTTTAATGGAACTGCAACAATAAGGGTTGGTAAAGAAAGGAGTGTGGAAGTGAGTTTGAGGTATTATGATACCAAAGAAAAATCTTGTTTGGGTGGTGGTTGGAAAATATTCAGGGAAAAGTATAATTTGCAAGTTGACGATGTTTGTAAATTTGAGATGATTCAACGGAGACCGTTTTTATTCACTGTTACTATTACTCGTGCTGGAAAGGAACCAATCCCAAAGAAATTACTAGGTTTtagttctttctttctcttttatttgcTCTTTTGtatgttatcatttttttatttgatatttgattaaaatctgtttttctttatttcttttgttcatGACAAGGTTATAAGAAAGGGGTCTCTTTTTTTAATAGTGTTAGTAGCCTAACTTATCCAGGATTcagtttctttttttagtttaaaacctaactatatattatatgtttAAGTTcatacttgaaattttttagctcaaaaatatattcaaatatcTCTAAATTTTTTGGGTATTATAAAAATTAGATGATATCATTTTGTGTTTATGCCTGTATTGTACAGAAGGTCCTGATGTGATGAAGCCATATACATTCAAGGTTTTGGTGAAGAACACAGCTCCGGTAGGattaattacataaaatatatacatatatagatagAGATGTTAGaactacaaaataaataatgatatttttgtttgtatttgcaGAGTGTACCAAAGGAGTTTATGAAAAGAGGATGTCATGAAAATATTGTGGAGTTGAAAATGGGGAGAAAGTCATGGTTCGTAAAAGTGAACTATTACGAGAGTATTTGTGGCTGTAGGTTCAGTAAAGGTTGGAGAAAGTTCATGAAAGAATGCAAAGTGGAGATTGGAGATACTTGTCTCCTTAAGTTGATTGATGAACGAAAATTTGTGTTTGATGTTTCAATTGCAGGAAAGAATCCATTAGCTGTTTGTTCTCCAAGGTACTAATAACTAGATGTTTAGTTGAATCCATTGTATTCTATTATTGCAAACATCTGTATTTCATTCGAATATAAGCTGTATCGTGTCAGCCTTTGAACTTTTTCCCTATGGATTgtttgtaatgttttttttggttgttttaaaCTTGATTCCTTGGAAACAAGGCTTGAAGATCTATTAGTATATGCAAatatattgtttgattttagtCATGGTGAAATTATTAATCTTTTTGGTTTGTTCCATTATTGATGAACCCTCAACATTTTTAAGaattcatcttctttttcttgtcttCCTCATTTTAGTTAGATGAAAATGTTATCTTCTTTAGCTCATTTTAAAGACAATATGACTTGCTTGGCTCTGGTATTCATTTAATCATCATTaaactaatcaaaataaaattacataaacaaACAATGTCTACCTTAAAAAAAGATACAGTTACAATGGCCAACTTAAACATaccaaacccaaaaaaaaatggtgaccAAGGATTTCATCCGTTCAAGCTGTCATCAATGGTGAATCAATTCtgcaaaaacaacattttcttcttctgaataGTTTCATGATTTACTACAATACAATGGAATTAGTATAAAGAAGATATAGACGAATTCGAATATGGTGTATAGATTTAACCATAAGGAAATTGATGCAATAAGTAGAAATCGAAATAGAATGAAAAATCAAAGCAGGAAGGAGAATACAAAATTGAAGGACAAATAATATGTTgcaaaatgaatgaatgaagaaaaaggataaataattaaaaaaatttaggttCAATGTTGGCATTTATTTATACCTAATATTACACATGAGTGAGAAACAAACAAGTTACGCCGccaaatttttttgaatgacaacCAATCTTCACAAATACAATATTCATAAACCTAAGAGACATATATTGCTTTGCACAATCCTTTGAACATTCAAGGATAATATGATGCTAAATTGGAGAAAGGGGACAGTGGAATTTTCAAcctaataaaaaatgttacacCAAAACATGATACTTATTTATATAAGATCAACCTGAGGTTTTTTAATATTATGCAATATTGTTCCTATTATTATGCATTGAATCTCCTACTATTGggaatttttcttattttaataagatttaactaatttattagcaatttttttttaaagtaactaatttattagcaaaataaaatttcatcaaaatataattgatttaaattttatttaaattaaaaacgtCATTTTACATCTATTTGATTGTTGAACAAATACTTTTATTAAACATTTCAATTAACTTATCAACTATAATCTATCAACCATGACCTATAAGATATAAGTTAAATCATCGATTATTAACTATTTTTACCAAAGAGTGTCTTAGTCAACCTTTATTTCTAGCATTTTCAACAACACTCATATCACATTGAATTCAACTATTAAAGTATAATGATGAAACTTATTGatctaaagataaaaaatataaacgTTTTTATGGTACAACatcttatattaatattttgacTTAAAATGCAAATATAGacgttttaatttttatctcggtaaaaatattttttggttttactcATTGCAACACAATGAAACCAAGTCAAACACATATAGTTCCAATCTAACAATGAAAGAAGGCAAACCAAATTATCCAACTAGAAGACAATAAAGAAAACGTGTGACAATTATATTAGCTAAAAATAGATATGGAGCATAAACTTTTAACTTGACAAAAAACCATGTTAAAGCCTTcaccttaaaaaataattgattttgacaaataTATGCTACAAAAGTGACTTTGCTTTATCGTTCACAAAAGTAAACTTTCCAGCATCTCACTTCTACACAGAACCTTGACAAATACATAtctcaatttttttccctttcaatGAAATGAAACCTCAAATTGATTGCATTTCAGTAAAGGTTGATTGATCCATCATGCTTCATATTTATTCATGCTGCCTTTCTTTTGCTGATCTCACACATTACCATAATTTCTTATAATTTCTGTCTGAATCATCATGTCATTTTATCATCCAACAAAGTAGTAAAGTAGCATACTAATCATAGAACTTGCAACACTTATCAACAAGAAACCATATAATGCtttaatcacttatcaacaagaAACCATATAATGCTTTAATTAATGCTTCGAAAGCTTGCTAAACTTGATAGATCTATATACTAAAAGCTATGAAAGTTAATAATCTTTAATGGTACAACTATGAATCATAGTATAAAGTAATGGTAAAATCTAAACCTTTAATGCTTTTATTGGTACAACTCTCACTGACTAAATTTGTCATGCCACCAAAGATTAGATAGATGCAAGAGACCTTAATTGTGTCATCTCATTGCTAAATTTTGGGGTAATATAAGGTCATATCAATTAccaatttaatttattgttgagcttatatatatatatatatatatatagttttcttAACTATTGCTCTAAGGTCTTTAGATAAGGAATTCATTAATAGAAACTTTGTCTTTAAAATACAAGTTTATAATTTTGGTTTAGTAATAATCGGTGTCCTAAGAGCATTGGCATTtgattttataacaaaaaaaaaagattgatgtTGTGATTCATTCGATGATCGTTATGCCCGATAAACGTAATTAGTAATAATGAGTTTTTGGGCTTGTGTTGAACAAAGTGTAGAATGAACCATTAggatgaaaattgttttttccaCTTCTCAAATTGCtcttttttagttgtttttgaCTCAGCATCATTTAACTTCTGTTGGACACTTTTTAAAGTggttcaatcactttttaaatcggTTGAATTGATTTCAATCACTTTTGAAAAAAGAGCAATTTGACAAGTGCAAAAAGCAATTTTCCATTAGGATCCATGATGGATGGTATGTAAGGTTACATGGTTATAAATAGAGAGGCTAGATCCTCTTTATCATCACTCTCATAATTACACTCATTTTCAATTTGCCCCATCAATAACCGATAAAGTTTTAGCAagtactccttccgtcccaaattgtatgacgttttgggtatttcacacatattaagaaatgcaattaatattgtgtgaaaaagagatattatgagttattttacaaaattgtccttaataataaataatatgggaaagataaatgaaagaattgaaagaagagagagtaataaataattaaggttataataggaaaagtaacattaatgttgtattggtattttaaagcgacatataatttgggacaattttttttcctaaagcgacatacaatttgggacggagggagtatattaaaaattatggaagtaataaataattcataagTGTGAAATAATTTTTGGTTAGGTTATTGAaccatttttaataatttgtaaTTGTGTTTTGACggtttatttcaaatttttggggTTTAATTAAGTTTTCTATGTCAGACCCTATCTACAAAATTATTGATAAGATTTAGGACACAATGATATATGCATTTAGTTCAAAGGCCAATTTAAATTCTCTAAATAATTATGCACCTTCTTTTTattgtataaaatttataaattaacattttgtGTTTCTCCAAATTTAAGATTTTTGTGAATTCCAAATATTTAGTATAATTTACGTCTACTATTTACAAAGACACATAAATAATAATTGTGTTTGTAATTGCAAGATGCGCCAAAGGAGTTTATGAATAGAGAATgtcatgaatttttttattttttttttgagatgaAAATGGAGGGACAGTCGTGTTTagcaaaattgaaatattacCATAGTATTAAAGGCAATAGGTTTCATATTTATGGAATGCAAAGTGGAGATACTTGTTTCTTTGAGTTGGTTCATGAAAAAATATTGGGAAGAAGTTTCAATTGTAGAAAGAACCCATAAATGTGAATTATTACCATAGTTTTTAGGTCGATTCTGGAATTATTTGCCATAGAATATACTCATTGCAGTTAAATGTTGAATTGACATCTAATATAcacaaactttgaatttatggCTATGATGTTGATAGAACATGCCCCTTTGTTGTAGACCGGGCTTATTCCCCAAGTTCTTAGTAGTTTGAGTTGTGCGAGAACCACGGTAACGTTGAAGACGTAGTAAAGTGGCGATTTGGATTGGTGATTAGCAGTAGTGAGGATCGAAGGCACCTGTGGGTCTTAACGACATAATAATCCTCGGTTTAGAGAGTTTAAGATTTGCTTAAGGTTATTGTTTTTAGAGTTAACACTTTCTCTTATCTTTAGAGTTTTGCATTTTGTTTTGTactttattgattatttttaagaagtcaaactaGTCAACTGAGATTGACAAATGAAAAAGTCAAATTCAAAATTAGTTGTACTTACGATGACTTTAAAAGTCAAAGTGTATGAGTTGTGGACATAAGTCCCTGTTAAATTTTCTGAAACGACTTTTAAAAGAATGGATTGCAATTTTCTGAAACGACTTTTAAAAGAATGGATTGCAAATATCCAATGTGTGTCGACAAATTACTTACGTTTCCATACTACTTCGTACCACGCACGCACCATTCCTTATAGGCTTAATAACAGTTTTAGCCCGCTAACTTtttcaaagttgcgattttggcctcccaaaaaaaaaactacaaaaccgcctcctaagttttgcaactatagcagttttggccccccaaggctaatttttggtaaaaaaaagaaCATGTGGCATCTCACTTagggtgtcacgtcagcgtagaccgagtcaaaattggcctttGGAGCCAAAACTGCCACAGTTGCAAAATTTAGGGgacaattttgtagtttttttcttaggaaaccaaaatcgcaactttgaaaaaattaggaggctaaaactgctattaaacaaTCCTTATATTATTCTTTGGATTTAGTCATTTAGATCATCTctcaattgtaatttttttcaaaagctaTGTGGATAATCCCACTATCAAAGTGCATTGGACTCAACTTAAGCAAATTATAAGCAGAATCCAATACATTTTAATGATAAGTTCATCATTTTGCTTAAAGAAATAATAAGTTCATCTATATAACTCTCTCCGTGTCTTTCAAACTTCGTCTAACGTTGTTGCATGTCTAatactaaaattatatttaaatccAAAACTTGATTAAGTTAATAG is from Medicago truncatula cultivar Jemalong A17 chromosome 1, MtrunA17r5.0-ANR, whole genome shotgun sequence and encodes:
- the LOC25482718 gene encoding B3 domain-containing transcription factor VRN1 isoform X2; its protein translation is MAVLLLRLQFSKRGRNSRVPKIYVEKYWKGISNPIFLKFPNGVQQEIFWAESNGDIWFQKNWESFAKFLKYGYLLTFKFIGGSYFKVKIFGANTLEINYANIKSVDEGAEDTEEGIESDESSDDEDNEESDEVSDESSDEVEIPKQAQRTRNGKRKFSGSNKVSMVKKAKKYPMAQSEAVNERANNENPFFEVTMSHTYTNGYLLWLPREFSREHLENFNGTATIRVGKERSVEVSLRYYDTKEKSCLGGGWKIFREKYNLQVDDVCKFEMIQRRPFLFTVTITRAGKEPIPKKLLEGPDVMKPYTFKVLVKNTAPSVPKEFMKRGCHENIVELKMGRKSWFVKVNYYESICGCRFSKGWRKFMKECKVEIGDTCLLKLIDERKFVFDVSIAGKNPLAVCSPRY
- the LOC25482718 gene encoding B3 domain-containing transcription factor VRN1 isoform X1, whose translation is MSFEHVPDFHRIILQDKKLRVPKIYVEKYWKGISNPIFLKFPNGVQQEIFWAESNGDIWFQKNWESFAKFLKYGYLLTFKFIGGSYFKVKIFGANTLEINYANIKSVDEGAEDTEEGIESDESSDDEDNEESDEVSDESSDEVEIPKQAQRTRNGKRKFSGSNKVSMVKKAKKYPMAQSEAVNERANNENPFFEVTMSHTYTNGYLLWLPREFSREHLENFNGTATIRVGKERSVEVSLRYYDTKEKSCLGGGWKIFREKYNLQVDDVCKFEMIQRRPFLFTVTITRAGKEPIPKKLLEGPDVMKPYTFKVLVKNTAPSVPKEFMKRGCHENIVELKMGRKSWFVKVNYYESICGCRFSKGWRKFMKECKVEIGDTCLLKLIDERKFVFDVSIAGKNPLAVCSPRY